GCCCAGTCGCGTACGTGGGATGGTGCTGCGTCAAGTGGGGTTGATGATCGTCGTCGGCGGCCTCATCGGCCTCGCGAGCTCGGTGGCGCTGGGTCGCGCGGCGGAAGCGCTGCTGTTCGAGCTCGAAGGTCGCGACCCGATCGTGCTCATGGTCGCCACCGTGGCACTGACCATTGTGGCGCTGGGCGCAGGATTGGTGCCGGCACACCGCGCGTCGCGGATCGATCCGATGCAGGCGCTCAGGTATTGAGTCGCGGAACGTTCCCGAAGGGAGTGCCGATCATGTTGAACGATGTCCGGCTCGCGTTCAGATCGCTTGGGAAGGCGCCGGGATTTGCCATCGCCGCCGTGGTGACGCTCGCCCTCGGCATCGGGGCGAATACTGCTGTCTTCAGTGTGGTCAATGCGATCTTGCTACGACCGATGCCACACGTGGATGATCCCGCGCGGCTCGTTCGCATCTACACGAGCGATTTCAGCGGACCGCTCTATGGCGGATCCTCCTATCCGGATTACGTCGATTTCCGTGATCGTGCCGCGACCCTGTCCGGATTAGCAGCCTTCGCTTCTGGGAGCTTGCAACTCTCCAGAGCCGACGTCGCCGAGATCATTCCGGGGCAGGCAGTCAGTGGCAACTACTTCTCGATGCTTGGTATGCGACCTGCGCTCGGGCGCGCGCTGGTGCCCGACGATGACATGCCCGGGCGCCCGCTGGTCGCCATGATCTCCTATGCGCTGTGGCAACGGTCGTTCGACGGAGACCGGGCGGTCGTCGGCCGCACGATTCACGTCAACGGGCAACCAATCACCATCGTGGGTGTCGCACCGCGCGGTTTCACCGGTGCATGGCAGCGGCTGGCGGCGCCAAGCCAGATGTGGGTGTCGCTTACCGCGTCGACACGCCTCGAAGATCGACGAGACCGGCTCCAGGCGCGCGGCTCACGCTGGCTTGGCATGATCGGACGGCTCGAGCCTAGTGCCACGCTGCAAGCTGCGCGCACCGAGCTCGGAGGTCTGGCCCAGCAGCTCCATCGCGCGTACCCCGATGCCTGGACGGACGTCCGCGAACGTCCGCGCCAGGTGACCGTGCTGAACGAAGCAGCGGCGCGCGTTCCACCCGACATGCAAACAGCAGCCATTGGGTTCGCGGGCATGCTCATGGTGGTTGTTGCCTTGGTGCTCCTCGTGGCCTGTGCCAACGTGGCGCACCTGTTTCTCGCCCGCGCCGTCAGGCGGCGGCGGGAAGTCGCCGTGAAGCTGTCGCTCGGCGCCAGTCGATGGCGCTTGGTGCGGCAGTTGTTGACGGAGGCTGTTGTGTTGTCGGCGGCCGGTGGTGCGCTGGGGCTGCTCCTGGCCGTGTGGTTGGCCGACCTGCTGGTGGCCTTGCGTCCGACCGCCGCGATGCCGATCGCGATCGATGCGCAGCCGGACGCGCGCGTCTTCCTCTTCGCCGTCGTCGTGTCCGTGGGTGCGGCGCTCCTCTTTGGGTTACTTCCCGCCCGGCAAGCGGGCCGACTCAATCTCTTGACCGCGCTGCGCGATCAGGACACCGGCGCCCGCGTGGCGCGCGGACGCCTTGCACTGCGCGACCTGCTCGTCGTCGCGGAAGTCGCGGTCTCGCTGCTGCTTATCAGCAGTGCAGGCCTGTTCGTTCGAAGCCTGCAGCAGGCCAGCGCCACCGACGTGGGGTTTCAACGCGACAATGTGCTGCTCGCGAGCTTCAACCTCGACCTCCAGGGTTACACGGAGGAGCGCGGCCACCTGTTCTTCAGCGAGCTGCTCAATCGTGCGCAGGCGTTGCCGAACGTTCGCGGCGCGAGCCTCGCGCAGAAAGTTCCACTGACGCTCGGCGGTCAGCGGACGTGGATTCAGATCGCAGGCTACACGCCGCGGCGCGGTGAAGACATGGAGTTCGATATCAACCGTGTCGGACCGCGCTATTTCGAAACGATACGCATGCCGCTCGCCCTGGGTC
This is a stretch of genomic DNA from Luteitalea sp.. It encodes these proteins:
- a CDS encoding FtsX-like permease family protein — its product is MLNDVRLAFRSLGKAPGFAIAAVVTLALGIGANTAVFSVVNAILLRPMPHVDDPARLVRIYTSDFSGPLYGGSSYPDYVDFRDRAATLSGLAAFASGSLQLSRADVAEIIPGQAVSGNYFSMLGMRPALGRALVPDDDMPGRPLVAMISYALWQRSFDGDRAVVGRTIHVNGQPITIVGVAPRGFTGAWQRLAAPSQMWVSLTASTRLEDRRDRLQARGSRWLGMIGRLEPSATLQAARTELGGLAQQLHRAYPDAWTDVRERPRQVTVLNEAAARVPPDMQTAAIGFAGMLMVVVALVLLVACANVAHLFLARAVRRRREVAVKLSLGASRWRLVRQLLTEAVVLSAAGGALGLLLAVWLADLLVALRPTAAMPIAIDAQPDARVFLFAVVVSVGAALLFGLLPARQAGRLNLLTALRDQDTGARVARGRLALRDLLVVAEVAVSLLLISSAGLFVRSLQQASATDVGFQRDNVLLASFNLDLQGYTEERGHLFFSELLNRAQALPNVRGASLAQKVPLTLGGQRTWIQIAGYTPRRGEDMEFDINRVGPRYFETIRMPLALGRGFTPADRDGSPLVAVVNQAFARRFWRGDNPIGKRLSYSGGDSFAKVIGVVRDSAVRSLSEEQRLQVFVPYLQDYRGDMVLHLRTTGDPLAVLPAVRGEIRQLDPSLPVINPTTLREATAVSLFPQRLASSVLGGFSLVALLMAMVGLAGLLVHSVAARTREIGIRMAVGARSADLVRLIVQRGLGLVAAGAVLGSAASMVTGRLLDRFLFGISGADVVTMVSAVLILAAAGIAATYLPARQATKVDPVTALRAE